Proteins co-encoded in one Haladaptatus sp. ZSTT2 genomic window:
- a CDS encoding M24 family metallopeptidase, with amino-acid sequence MTRNRRDFMEGTRGTQAVDWEARIDTHRLREERHARALAQLKAEGLGSMLLIDDPNVRYVTGLAMTGGSGADHYTLLTEDGSVVHWDTADHASNQRFNCPWLDDIRYACPGLGNVPRASGSPSARKFLLNTMAETVVEAMEEYGVADQPMGIDVANGGLVSAFEDHGVQVEAEKCSRAMETARKTKTKDEIECLRQVAAICEAGFQKIKEVARPGMRESEVWGEAVRELWRHGAFVGGGYLTSGPNTWPKHQANTTDRILRPGDLVYADFYNIGYLGYRSCYYRTFSLGEPTKAQKEAYELARSNLYAVLDRIEPGATTDEVCKGFPDMEGEHADYYGATDHWQMTTNHWAHGLGLQLYEVPLIWRGISEDHPIELEEGMTMAVETQEPADNQGVRLEEMVVVRENGVEILSQWPADEITVIDY; translated from the coding sequence ATGACGCGAAATCGTCGAGATTTCATGGAGGGAACCCGCGGCACGCAAGCGGTTGATTGGGAAGCACGCATCGACACCCACCGCCTCCGCGAAGAGCGCCACGCACGAGCGCTCGCACAGCTCAAAGCGGAAGGCCTCGGGAGCATGCTCCTCATCGACGACCCGAACGTCCGGTACGTGACCGGCCTCGCCATGACCGGCGGAAGCGGCGCAGACCACTACACCCTGCTCACCGAAGACGGCTCGGTCGTCCACTGGGACACCGCAGACCACGCGAGCAACCAGCGGTTCAACTGCCCGTGGCTAGATGACATTCGCTACGCCTGCCCCGGCCTCGGCAACGTCCCCCGCGCCTCCGGCAGTCCGTCTGCCCGCAAATTCCTGCTCAACACGATGGCTGAAACCGTCGTTGAGGCGATGGAGGAGTACGGCGTTGCAGACCAGCCCATGGGCATCGACGTGGCGAACGGCGGCCTCGTTTCCGCCTTCGAGGACCACGGCGTACAGGTCGAAGCCGAGAAGTGTTCGCGGGCGATGGAGACGGCGCGAAAGACGAAGACCAAAGACGAAATCGAGTGTTTGCGACAGGTTGCGGCCATCTGTGAGGCAGGCTTCCAGAAAATTAAGGAGGTCGCCCGCCCCGGAATGCGCGAATCTGAGGTGTGGGGCGAGGCCGTCCGCGAACTCTGGCGACACGGTGCGTTCGTCGGCGGGGGCTACCTAACCTCGGGGCCGAACACCTGGCCGAAACATCAGGCGAACACCACAGACCGGATTCTCCGCCCCGGCGACCTCGTGTACGCTGACTTCTACAACATCGGCTATCTCGGTTATCGCTCGTGTTACTACCGCACCTTCTCGCTCGGCGAGCCGACGAAAGCGCAAAAAGAGGCCTACGAACTCGCCCGGTCGAACCTGTACGCCGTCCTCGACCGCATCGAACCGGGTGCGACGACTGATGAGGTGTGCAAAGGCTTCCCCGACATGGAGGGCGAGCACGCCGACTACTACGGTGCGACCGACCACTGGCAGATGACAACCAATCACTGGGCACACGGCCTCGGCCTCCAACTCTACGAAGTGCCGCTCATCTGGCGGGGCATCTCCGAAGACCACCCAATCGAACTCGAAGAGGGCATGACGATGGCCGTCGAAACGCAAGAACCCGCAGACAATCAGGGCGTGCGCTTAGAGGAGATGGTCGTCGTGCGCGAAAATGGCGTCGAAATCCTGAGTCAGTGGCCGGCAGACGAGATTACCGTCATCGACTACTAA
- a CDS encoding GNAT family N-acetyltransferase, with translation MSVRAAMPEDATGILTVAQASWEGDYPTILSRETASEGVVDWYNPDLIQKEIARTDTVMLVAEKDDTVWGFVHALWNHDEGDILRLYVHPEARRSGVGTALLQSAVTELFDRGVDLVRAMVLKDNRLGNAFYEGYGFTLESEGETYIGEKAYPEAVYVIHR, from the coding sequence ATGTCAGTGAGGGCCGCGATGCCGGAGGATGCGACGGGGATTTTGACAGTTGCGCAGGCGTCGTGGGAGGGTGACTATCCAACGATTCTAAGCCGGGAAACCGCGAGCGAGGGCGTCGTAGACTGGTACAATCCCGACCTCATCCAAAAAGAGATTGCCCGGACGGACACCGTCATGCTCGTCGCAGAGAAAGACGACACCGTCTGGGGGTTCGTCCACGCCCTCTGGAATCACGACGAGGGCGACATTCTCCGACTATATGTCCACCCCGAAGCCAGACGAAGCGGCGTCGGGACGGCCCTTCTCCAAAGTGCGGTCACCGAACTGTTCGACCGCGGCGTCGACCTCGTCCGAGCGATGGTACTCAAAGACAATCGACTCGGCAACGCGTTTTACGAAGGTTACGGCTTCACCCTCGAAAGCGAAGGCGAGACGTACATCGGTGAGAAAGCCTACCCCGAAGCCGTCTACGTCATCCACCGTTAG
- a CDS encoding LLM class flavin-dependent oxidoreductase produces MQIGTGLFTCQHRPDDDRTLSDLYQEMLTLGRAIEDAGLASAWVSEHHFTDDGYLSGTMPALGAIAATTDSLEIGTCIALAPLYDSVRLAEDAATVSLLADGRLSLGMAVGYVDDEFDRFGVPKDERTARLEDAIHVLRGAWSDGPLDFDPQFHDAPADTLVTPKPEKAPPVLLGGKAKPAVRRAARLADGWIAPSSLSIEGVKLRQDDIHAIREKEGLDGEFTTYLIQHGFVGESKEEAWETMKSGYLYLQRKYAEWATGETIDELSAARVEELKEQAIFGTPAQVVNQLESYREALGDDVHFIFRTYYPGIGTDEMVACIDRLGDEVVPHFA; encoded by the coding sequence ATGCAGATTGGTACGGGGCTGTTCACCTGTCAGCATCGCCCTGACGATGACCGCACACTGAGTGACCTCTATCAGGAGATGCTCACGCTCGGGCGCGCCATCGAGGATGCGGGGCTTGCGAGTGCGTGGGTCTCAGAGCACCATTTTACCGACGACGGCTACCTTTCAGGGACGATGCCCGCCCTCGGCGCGATCGCCGCCACCACCGATTCACTCGAGATTGGGACGTGTATCGCCCTCGCGCCGCTTTACGACTCGGTTCGCCTCGCAGAGGACGCCGCCACCGTCTCCCTGCTCGCAGACGGCCGCCTCTCGCTCGGGATGGCCGTTGGCTACGTAGACGACGAGTTCGACCGCTTTGGCGTGCCGAAAGACGAACGAACCGCCCGCCTCGAAGACGCGATTCACGTCCTCCGGGGCGCGTGGTCGGACGGCCCGCTCGATTTCGACCCGCAGTTTCACGATGCGCCCGCAGATACGCTGGTGACGCCGAAACCAGAGAAGGCGCCGCCAGTTTTGCTCGGCGGAAAGGCCAAACCCGCCGTTCGTCGCGCCGCCCGACTTGCGGATGGGTGGATCGCACCCTCCTCGCTCTCCATCGAGGGCGTGAAACTCCGGCAAGACGATATCCACGCCATCCGCGAGAAAGAGGGACTCGACGGCGAGTTCACGACGTATCTGATTCAACACGGCTTTGTCGGAGAATCGAAGGAGGAAGCGTGGGAGACGATGAAGTCTGGCTATCTCTATCTCCAGCGAAAGTACGCAGAATGGGCCACCGGCGAGACCATCGACGAACTATCCGCAGCGCGCGTTGAGGAACTCAAAGAACAGGCCATCTTCGGCACGCCTGCGCAGGTCGTAAACCAACTCGAATCCTATCGCGAGGCGCTCGGCGACGACGTCCACTTCATCTTCCGGACGTACTACCCCGGCATCGGCACCGACGAGATGGTCGCGTGTATCGACCGACTCGGCGACGAGGTCGTCCCACACTTCGCCTGA
- a CDS encoding class I SAM-dependent methyltransferase codes for MGFHTFNKDHADFLDDPIRYRFLSVDELLAHLALEREMTVVDLGSGTGFYTDHVAPYVSKVHAVDVQEAMHDLYREKGIPENVSLTTAEIGDLPFADESLDAALSTMTYHEFADESALSEVRRVLKPGGRLVVADWSANGEHVEGPPLTERFSLAEANAQLEAAGFTIDYASERVETFLIAATKN; via the coding sequence ATGGGCTTTCACACCTTCAACAAAGACCACGCGGACTTTCTCGATGACCCGATTCGTTATCGCTTTCTCTCGGTTGACGAACTCCTCGCCCACCTCGCACTCGAACGCGAGATGACCGTCGTAGACCTCGGTAGTGGGACGGGATTCTACACCGACCACGTCGCCCCGTACGTCTCGAAGGTGCACGCGGTGGACGTACAGGAGGCGATGCACGACCTGTATCGCGAGAAAGGCATCCCTGAAAACGTCTCGTTGACCACGGCGGAAATCGGCGACTTGCCGTTCGCAGACGAGTCGCTCGATGCGGCGCTCTCGACGATGACGTATCACGAGTTCGCGGACGAATCAGCGCTTTCGGAGGTGCGTCGCGTGTTGAAACCCGGCGGGAGACTGGTCGTCGCAGACTGGTCTGCAAACGGTGAGCACGTCGAAGGGCCGCCACTCACAGAGCGATTCTCGCTTGCGGAGGCGAACGCGCAGCTCGAAGCCGCCGGATTCACCATCGACTACGCGAGCGAACGCGTGGAGACGTTCCTGATTGCCGCGACGAAAAACTAG
- a CDS encoding acyl-CoA thioesterase produces the protein MPSLMETYIENRELILPNHTNTYEIAHGGNVMKWMDEVGAMSAMRFAGETCVTARMDQVNFHRPIPLGETALIRAYVYKSGRTSVRVRLRAYREDPLTGDTELTTESFFVYVAIDDHHVPTEVPELTVATTDGERLLEEALSAEAEMNGTA, from the coding sequence ATGCCGTCGCTCATGGAGACGTATATCGAGAATCGTGAACTCATCTTGCCGAACCACACCAACACCTACGAAATCGCCCACGGTGGCAACGTGATGAAGTGGATGGACGAAGTCGGCGCGATGTCAGCGATGCGCTTTGCCGGTGAAACCTGTGTCACCGCGCGCATGGACCAGGTGAACTTCCACCGGCCGATCCCCCTCGGTGAAACCGCCCTCATCCGCGCCTACGTCTACAAATCCGGGCGCACGAGCGTTCGGGTTCGCCTGCGTGCCTACCGCGAAGACCCGCTCACCGGCGACACCGAACTCACGACGGAGTCGTTTTTCGTCTACGTCGCCATCGACGACCACCACGTGCCAACCGAAGTGCCGGAACTTACCGTCGCCACCACCGACGGCGAGCGCCTCCTCGAAGAAGCGCTCAGCGCCGAAGCCGAAATGAACGGGACGGCGTAG
- a CDS encoding ribbon-helix-helix protein, CopG family: MSHDRVTVSLDTDARAALEDLTSRTGVGQSEMVRRALTFYAANFQAATTETSANLQDYHKMLSGGEHALLDIDFLHCFLDYVEGENGEPDPEFLADADKVSDYHAHEYKGQFDNLGDMLEWLSLCGFLTVRRSEENTYHVVYPSEQLRWFMTRFIERSSVHLPFTIETEEGLTKVLMTEIPE, from the coding sequence ATGTCACATGACAGGGTGACAGTTTCGCTCGATACCGACGCACGGGCGGCGCTCGAAGACCTGACGAGCCGCACCGGTGTGGGCCAGAGTGAGATGGTTCGACGTGCGCTCACCTTCTACGCCGCGAACTTCCAAGCCGCAACGACAGAGACGAGTGCGAATCTGCAAGACTACCACAAGATGCTCTCGGGTGGCGAGCACGCGCTGCTCGACATCGACTTCCTCCACTGTTTTCTCGACTATGTCGAAGGAGAAAACGGCGAGCCAGACCCGGAGTTTCTCGCGGATGCGGACAAGGTTTCAGACTACCACGCCCACGAGTACAAAGGGCAGTTCGACAACTTAGGTGACATGCTCGAATGGCTCTCACTCTGTGGCTTTCTCACCGTCAGGCGCAGCGAGGAGAACACCTATCATGTCGTCTATCCGTCAGAACAGCTTCGCTGGTTCATGACCCGATTCATCGAACGCAGTTCGGTTCACCTGCCGTTCACCATCGAAACTGAAGAGGGTCTCACAAAGGTGCTGATGACTGAAATTCCGGAGTAG
- a CDS encoding ABC transporter substrate-binding protein, with the protein MASGDKFVRELQRRRFLRLAGLAGATGLAGCISQEDVQDDGGSDGGGGGGGTEEGTDGGSETDNGDSGDSGGDSSSVDVGVVIPFSGDLSDFGGPMMNALRMAQEDINAAGGPLGREIELHDEDSGTDSTQGVNAANKLVDTNGVSALIGAVSSGVTISIAKSVTVPNNVLHITSASSSPSISTLDDNDLVFRTRTNDRFVAKVMAKIIEDQGVEKAAVIYINNDFGEALADTFESSFSGTTTTTIGYESGQSSYQQILAKAFEDDPGFVAFAGYPESGTTMLSQWAEEGYGGNWVLHTSLLSEDVIENVGADVMNGMYGVRTQPPSGGATESFVADYKEAYPDAQVFDPYSWNSYDALVSYALAVHKAGTDDAAEVKKAMREVSNPDGEAVSYGEFGGGVEKLDAGTAIDYSGPSGNVNYDDNGDVASDMVIVQVEDGEFTNKDTIPADELV; encoded by the coding sequence ATGGCATCGGGTGACAAGTTCGTACGAGAACTCCAGCGTCGGCGGTTCCTGCGCCTCGCAGGACTCGCAGGCGCGACCGGGCTCGCAGGGTGTATCAGTCAAGAAGACGTCCAAGACGACGGCGGCTCCGACGGCGGAGGCGGTGGCGGCGGAACCGAAGAAGGAACCGACGGCGGCTCTGAGACCGACAACGGCGATTCGGGCGACAGCGGTGGCGACAGTTCGTCAGTCGATGTCGGCGTGGTCATCCCGTTCAGCGGTGACCTCTCTGACTTCGGTGGTCCAATGATGAACGCGCTTCGGATGGCCCAAGAGGACATCAACGCGGCGGGCGGCCCGCTCGGGCGCGAGATTGAACTGCACGACGAGGACTCGGGCACCGACTCGACGCAGGGCGTGAACGCGGCGAACAAACTCGTGGATACGAACGGCGTGAGCGCCCTCATCGGGGCGGTGTCGAGTGGAGTCACCATCAGCATCGCAAAGTCGGTGACGGTGCCGAACAACGTGCTCCACATCACGTCGGCGTCGTCCTCACCGAGCATTTCGACCTTAGATGACAACGACCTCGTCTTCCGGACGCGGACGAACGACCGCTTCGTCGCGAAGGTGATGGCGAAAATCATCGAAGATCAAGGCGTCGAGAAAGCCGCGGTCATCTACATCAACAACGACTTCGGCGAGGCACTTGCAGACACGTTCGAATCATCCTTCTCGGGGACGACAACCACGACCATCGGCTACGAATCCGGGCAGTCGTCGTACCAGCAGATTCTCGCAAAGGCGTTCGAAGACGACCCCGGCTTCGTCGCGTTCGCGGGCTACCCCGAGAGCGGGACGACCATGCTCAGCCAGTGGGCAGAGGAAGGCTACGGCGGCAACTGGGTGCTCCACACCAGCCTGCTCTCCGAGGACGTTATCGAGAACGTCGGTGCAGACGTGATGAACGGGATGTACGGCGTCCGCACCCAACCACCGAGCGGTGGCGCGACGGAATCGTTCGTCGCTGATTACAAGGAAGCCTATCCCGACGCGCAGGTGTTCGACCCGTACTCGTGGAACTCCTACGACGCGCTCGTCTCCTACGCGCTCGCCGTCCACAAGGCGGGTACGGACGACGCAGCCGAAGTCAAGAAGGCGATGCGCGAAGTCTCGAACCCCGACGGCGAGGCCGTGAGCTACGGAGAGTTCGGCGGCGGTGTCGAGAAGTTAGACGCCGGGACGGCCATCGACTACAGTGGGCCGAGCGGGAACGTCAACTACGACGACAACGGCGACGTGGCCAGCGACATGGTCATCGTCCAAGTCGAAGATGGCGAGTTCACAAACAAGGACACGATTCCAGCGGACGAACTCGTCTAA
- a CDS encoding hydantoinase/oxoprolinase family protein yields the protein MSEERRIGVDIGGTFTDIVTIHDGEVTVSKTPSTPDSPDEGVINGLRKVRERDGFDAAEIGFLAHGTTVATNAVLEGEWADTALITTEGFRDVLEIGRQARPDIYDFQVEKPVPVVERDRRYEVRERLDERGNVLTELDEAEVRSLAAKLIDADVDSVAISLLYSFEDDSHERRIRELLREEGLDASYSLSSGVLPEIREYERTLTTALNGSLKPVMDRYIGKLEEKVEAEGVGAELKIMQSNGGIITADIARERPVNTLLSGPAGGVQGATYVCGLSDESNLITMDMGGTSCDVSLVEDGTPLVSTDTNIGEYPVSVPTIDIHTVGAGGGSIAWIDAGGALRVGPKSAGADPGPICYGRGGTQPTITDANLLLGRIDPSAFLSGELDVELDDVRRIVNDQIADPLDMTVTEAAQGILDVANANMARALRVVSVERGYDPREFGLVAFGGAGPLHACKLAEELDIPKVIVPRTAGVLSALGLLISDILYDYSTSRVRPWKDITPELLGAQFAEFAEKGEKRLAAEDLDAAAMQFERTVDLRYAGQAFELSVPVPAGELDDAKLSTIAERFHDRHEQRYGHAYRDEPVELVTIRLRARGVVETPDLRPTDSGGEVDDAVTSSREVAFGGETHNTLIYDRSDLPTGASFEGPAIVSGVESTVVIHPGQQVSIDDFGSLHVEVSQ from the coding sequence ATGAGCGAGGAACGGCGCATCGGCGTCGATATCGGTGGGACGTTTACGGACATCGTCACCATCCACGACGGCGAGGTGACGGTGAGCAAGACGCCTTCGACGCCCGACTCGCCCGACGAGGGCGTCATCAACGGCCTCAGGAAAGTACGCGAGCGCGACGGCTTCGACGCCGCAGAAATCGGCTTTCTGGCCCACGGAACGACGGTTGCGACCAACGCCGTCTTGGAAGGCGAGTGGGCCGACACCGCCCTCATCACGACCGAAGGCTTTCGCGACGTGCTCGAAATCGGCAGACAGGCCCGCCCCGACATCTACGACTTTCAGGTCGAAAAACCGGTTCCGGTGGTCGAACGCGACCGCCGCTACGAAGTGCGCGAGCGCTTAGACGAACGCGGGAACGTCCTCACGGAACTCGACGAAGCCGAGGTTCGAAGCCTCGCCGCAAAACTCATCGACGCAGACGTGGATAGCGTGGCAATCAGCCTACTCTACTCGTTCGAGGACGACAGCCACGAGCGACGCATCCGGGAACTCCTGCGCGAAGAAGGGTTAGACGCCTCCTACTCGCTGTCGAGCGGCGTGTTGCCCGAAATCCGCGAGTACGAGCGCACGCTGACAACGGCACTGAACGGCTCGCTCAAGCCGGTGATGGACCGGTACATCGGGAAACTTGAGGAAAAAGTCGAAGCCGAAGGCGTCGGTGCGGAACTCAAAATCATGCAGTCGAACGGCGGCATCATCACCGCCGACATCGCGCGCGAACGCCCGGTCAACACGCTCCTCTCGGGGCCTGCAGGCGGCGTCCAAGGCGCGACCTACGTCTGTGGCCTCTCCGACGAATCAAACCTCATCACGATGGACATGGGCGGCACCTCGTGTGACGTGTCGCTGGTCGAAGACGGTACGCCGCTCGTCTCGACTGACACGAACATCGGGGAGTACCCCGTCTCTGTGCCGACCATCGACATACATACCGTCGGCGCGGGCGGCGGCTCTATCGCGTGGATTGACGCCGGTGGCGCGCTCCGCGTCGGCCCGAAATCCGCAGGCGCAGACCCCGGTCCAATCTGTTATGGGCGCGGTGGCACCCAACCGACGATTACCGACGCGAATCTCCTGCTCGGGCGCATCGACCCGAGCGCGTTCCTCTCTGGCGAACTCGACGTGGAACTCGACGACGTGCGTCGCATCGTCAACGACCAAATCGCAGACCCACTCGACATGACGGTCACGGAGGCCGCCCAAGGCATCCTCGACGTTGCGAACGCGAACATGGCGCGGGCGCTCCGCGTCGTGAGCGTCGAACGCGGCTACGATCCCCGCGAGTTCGGCCTCGTCGCCTTCGGCGGCGCAGGTCCACTGCACGCCTGCAAACTCGCCGAAGAACTCGACATCCCGAAGGTCATCGTACCCCGGACGGCAGGCGTCCTCTCCGCACTCGGGTTGCTCATCAGCGACATCCTCTACGACTACAGCACCTCGCGCGTGCGGCCGTGGAAGGACATTACGCCAGAGTTACTCGGCGCGCAGTTCGCAGAGTTCGCCGAAAAAGGCGAGAAGCGTCTCGCCGCAGAGGACTTAGACGCAGCCGCGATGCAGTTCGAGCGGACGGTCGACCTGCGCTATGCGGGCCAAGCGTTCGAGTTGTCAGTACCGGTTCCGGCCGGCGAATTGGACGACGCGAAACTCTCGACCATCGCGGAGCGATTCCACGACCGCCACGAACAGCGCTACGGGCACGCCTACCGCGACGAACCGGTCGAACTCGTCACCATCCGGCTGCGGGCGCGTGGTGTGGTCGAAACGCCAGACCTGCGCCCAACCGATTCGGGCGGCGAGGTCGATGACGCCGTCACATCTTCCCGCGAGGTTGCCTTTGGCGGCGAGACGCACAACACGCTCATCTACGACCGCTCAGACCTCCCAACCGGCGCGAGCTTCGAGGGACCAGCCATCGTGAGCGGCGTCGAGAGTACGGTCGTCATCCACCCCGGCCAGCAGGTGTCGATAGACGACTTCGGCAGCCTGCACGTGGAGGTGTCCCAATGA
- a CDS encoding hydantoinase B/oxoprolinase family protein, producing MNIDSVTLEVIRNACIAIAEEMNANLIRTGYSPNIKERRDCSCAMFDATGELISQAENMPVHLGAMPFSVAAAIDRFPPETLSEGDAILLNDPFRGGAHLPDLTLVTPVFVDGDIVAYAANRAHHADIGGARAGSVAADSTEIYQEGLRIPPVKLFAGGEVNDPVMEMILSNVRTPDERRGDLRAQEAANQTGKRRFTELVEKYGTETLETALDEIKDYSERRMRTEIEELPDGTYQFDDVLDDDGAGNENLPVVAEVQVDGDSVHVDFTGTAPQTDGPVNAVFAVTASATYYAVRCVTDPDIPPNHGCYRPIDIHAPEGTILNPKLPAAVVGGNLETSQRVTDVVLGAFGGQVPERVVAACQGTMNNITFGGTDPRDGSPYAFYETQGGGFGGRTGKDGMDGVHVHMSNTMNTPIEVLETAYPLRVTRYELRQDSGGAGEFRGGLGLRRDIQVRDHRATFSLLADRHVNAPYGLAGGESGGTGAAYLTDDGEETKLPQKSTHNLEPGQTVSVRTPGAGGYGTPEDRDPEAIARDVRLGKVSAEFAREHYDYED from the coding sequence ATGAACATCGACTCAGTCACGCTTGAAGTCATCAGAAACGCCTGCATCGCCATCGCAGAGGAGATGAACGCGAACCTGATTCGCACCGGCTACTCGCCGAACATCAAAGAACGCCGTGACTGCTCGTGTGCGATGTTCGACGCGACGGGGGAACTCATCTCCCAAGCCGAAAACATGCCCGTCCACCTCGGCGCGATGCCGTTTTCGGTGGCCGCCGCCATCGACCGCTTCCCGCCGGAAACGCTCTCTGAAGGCGACGCCATCTTACTCAACGACCCGTTCCGCGGTGGGGCGCATCTGCCCGACCTGACGCTCGTGACGCCCGTGTTCGTAGACGGTGATATCGTCGCCTACGCCGCGAACCGCGCGCATCACGCCGACATCGGTGGGGCGCGTGCGGGCAGCGTGGCCGCAGACTCGACGGAAATTTATCAAGAAGGCCTGCGCATTCCACCCGTGAAGCTGTTTGCCGGTGGCGAGGTGAACGATCCGGTGATGGAGATGATTCTCTCGAACGTCCGCACACCGGACGAACGCCGCGGCGACCTCCGAGCACAGGAGGCAGCGAACCAGACGGGCAAACGCCGATTCACCGAATTGGTCGAAAAGTACGGCACAGAAACCTTAGAGACCGCACTCGACGAAATCAAAGACTACTCTGAACGCCGGATGCGCACGGAAATCGAGGAGCTGCCCGACGGCACCTACCAGTTCGACGACGTGCTTGATGACGACGGCGCGGGAAACGAGAACCTCCCAGTGGTCGCAGAAGTACAGGTTGATGGTGACTCGGTTCACGTCGATTTCACCGGGACGGCCCCACAGACCGACGGCCCCGTGAACGCGGTGTTCGCGGTGACGGCGTCTGCGACCTACTACGCCGTCCGCTGTGTGACCGACCCCGACATTCCGCCGAACCACGGCTGCTACCGGCCAATCGACATCCACGCGCCGGAAGGAACGATTTTGAATCCAAAGCTGCCGGCAGCGGTCGTCGGCGGGAACTTAGAAACCTCCCAGCGCGTGACCGACGTGGTGCTCGGCGCGTTCGGCGGACAGGTCCCAGAGCGCGTCGTCGCCGCCTGTCAGGGCACGATGAACAACATCACCTTCGGGGGCACTGACCCCCGCGACGGCTCGCCGTACGCCTTCTACGAGACCCAAGGCGGCGGCTTCGGCGGTCGTACAGGCAAAGACGGCATGGATGGCGTCCACGTCCACATGTCGAACACGATGAACACGCCAATTGAGGTACTGGAGACGGCCTACCCACTGCGGGTGACGCGCTACGAACTGCGCCAAGATTCGGGCGGTGCAGGTGAGTTCCGCGGCGGCCTCGGCCTCCGCAGAGACATTCAGGTGCGCGATCACCGCGCGACGTTCAGCCTGCTCGCAGACCGCCACGTCAACGCCCCTTACGGACTTGCGGGCGGCGAGTCGGGCGGCACCGGCGCAGCCTACCTCACCGACGACGGCGAGGAGACGAAGCTGCCCCAGAAATCGACGCACAACCTCGAACCCGGCCAGACCGTGAGCGTGCGGACGCCGGGTGCGGGTGGCTACGGCACCCCCGAAGACCGCGACCCCGAGGCAATCGCCCGGGACGTGCGGCTCGGCAAGGTGTCTGCCGAATTCGCCCGCGAACACTACGATTACGAGGACTAG
- a CDS encoding MFS transporter, producing MTSAPARTLKYAPHLAMGTVGYVTFAYAAVPDVLMAKYDVGFTAVGLLMSAALVSFVLVQVPASHLVARFATTRLLFGAMVFHAVFAVALDFATSYETLLVLRACWGLAGGFVLSVGATHIARLYAGTSATRHQGVFGGMLTFGGAIGFAAAPTLIEVGLLHSPGALLSVPALVALWRERHDAQTAPSGERTRETLSSVLSPSVVLASLCYIAIISSYITLSTFITAFATDLNVTGPLNVVVLLTATAGRIAGGTIVWQWSLGDPWFIGGATAVAAVCFGALAVLSPSPLLLILPVVAMLAVSVPFGAVFNVAAGATLSAGTAIAVVVAAGNVAALILPAVTGALRDATGEYASGFVLLAALNLVALVAATLLGTKQFSPQIQHS from the coding sequence ATGACCAGCGCACCTGCACGGACGCTCAAGTACGCCCCTCACCTCGCAATGGGAACCGTTGGGTACGTGACGTTCGCGTACGCCGCCGTCCCGGACGTGCTCATGGCGAAGTACGACGTGGGGTTTACCGCCGTTGGCTTGCTCATGAGCGCGGCGCTCGTCTCGTTCGTCCTCGTGCAGGTGCCCGCGAGCCACCTCGTCGCCCGGTTTGCGACGACCCGCCTGCTGTTCGGCGCGATGGTGTTTCACGCCGTCTTCGCCGTCGCCCTCGATTTCGCGACGAGCTACGAGACCCTCCTCGTCCTTCGGGCGTGCTGGGGACTCGCCGGTGGGTTCGTCCTCTCGGTCGGTGCGACGCACATCGCGCGGCTCTACGCTGGCACGTCCGCGACGCGCCACCAGGGCGTGTTCGGTGGGATGCTTACCTTCGGCGGCGCAATCGGCTTCGCCGCCGCCCCCACGCTCATCGAGGTTGGCTTGCTGCACAGCCCGGGCGCGCTGCTTTCCGTACCGGCGCTCGTCGCACTCTGGCGCGAGCGTCACGACGCACAGACGGCCCCCTCAGGGGAGAGGACCCGCGAAACCCTGTCATCCGTCCTCTCCCCGTCGGTCGTCCTCGCGTCACTTTGTTACATTGCGATTATCAGTTCATACATCACGCTCTCTACGTTCATCACGGCGTTCGCTACGGATTTGAACGTCACCGGCCCGCTCAACGTGGTCGTGTTGCTCACGGCGACCGCCGGGCGCATCGCCGGTGGCACCATCGTCTGGCAATGGTCGCTTGGCGACCCGTGGTTTATCGGCGGTGCAACCGCTGTCGCCGCAGTCTGTTTTGGCGCACTCGCCGTCCTCTCGCCGTCGCCGCTCTTGCTCATCTTGCCAGTCGTGGCGATGCTCGCCGTGTCGGTTCCCTTCGGCGCAGTGTTCAACGTCGCCGCCGGAGCGACGCTCTCTGCGGGGACGGCTATCGCGGTCGTCGTCGCGGCGGGAAACGTTGCGGCCCTGATTTTGCCCGCGGTCACGGGCGCGCTCCGCGACGCAACCGGCGAGTACGCGAGTGGATTCGTCCTGCTCGCCGCGCTCAACCTCGTCGCGCTCGTCGCGGCCACTTTACTCGGCACGAAACAGTTCTCACCCCAGATTCAGCACTCATGA